A stretch of the Sinorhizobium alkalisoli genome encodes the following:
- a CDS encoding LacI family DNA-binding transcriptional regulator — protein sequence MEEKHRRLVTLRDVAQRAGVSTMTASKVLRGAGSISEKTRQKVRQAADDLGYLPNSLAGSLSSRKSRMVAVIIPSIADVVFSEVLSGVNSVLRPRGFQTFIGESLFDPEIETDLLREMLSLRPAGLLLNGGMVRSPDAEGLLERRNCPAIHLWDSDHAEHDFSAGLSHEEAGRLVAAHFLERNLRRIAYIGAELGRDLCARRRYLALHSALRARAIDLVDVTSESMPRQAETGRVLTEKLMETHPQIEAIHFLNDAMALGGLSHLHEAGIRVPENVSVVGFNGTSLANAVRTRLTTIDMPRTEIGSVAARALLQMLSGELVDRRWQAPLRVVQGNTTPKI from the coding sequence GTGGAGGAGAAACATCGAAGACTCGTGACGCTGCGCGACGTGGCTCAACGGGCGGGCGTCAGCACGATGACCGCGTCCAAGGTGCTGCGCGGCGCCGGGAGCATCTCGGAAAAGACGCGCCAAAAGGTCCGGCAGGCCGCCGACGATCTCGGCTATCTGCCCAACAGCCTTGCCGGCTCGCTCAGCTCGCGCAAGAGCCGCATGGTCGCGGTCATCATTCCCTCGATCGCCGATGTCGTCTTTTCCGAGGTGCTGAGCGGGGTGAATTCCGTCTTGCGACCTCGCGGCTTTCAAACCTTTATCGGAGAGTCGCTTTTCGATCCCGAGATCGAGACGGATCTTTTGCGAGAGATGCTCTCCCTTCGTCCGGCCGGGCTTCTCCTCAACGGCGGCATGGTGCGCAGCCCGGATGCCGAAGGTCTTCTGGAACGGCGGAACTGTCCTGCAATTCACCTGTGGGACAGCGACCATGCAGAGCACGATTTCAGTGCCGGGCTCTCCCACGAAGAGGCGGGGAGGCTGGTTGCAGCGCATTTTCTTGAACGGAATCTGCGGCGCATCGCCTATATTGGCGCGGAGCTTGGCCGGGATCTGTGCGCGCGCCGTCGTTACCTGGCGCTCCACTCCGCCCTTCGCGCCAGAGCAATCGATCTTGTCGACGTGACCAGCGAGTCCATGCCGCGGCAGGCCGAAACCGGCCGTGTCCTGACCGAAAAGCTGATGGAAACGCATCCGCAGATCGAGGCCATCCATTTCCTGAACGATGCCATGGCGCTCGGCGGCCTGTCCCATTTGCACGAGGCAGGCATTCGAGTGCCGGAAAACGTATCTGTCGTCGGGTTTAACGGAACATCCTTGGCGAATGCCGTGCGCACCCGTCTGACGACGATTGATATGCCGCGAACGGAAATCGGGTCGGTGGCGGCCCGGGCGCTATTGCAGATGCTGTCGGGAGAGCTCGTGGACCGCCGATGGCAGGCGCCCTTGCGCGTGGTTCAAGGCAACACGACGCCGAAAATCTGA
- a CDS encoding ABC transporter substrate-binding protein, with amino-acid sequence MKRRNFMTGTVAAIALMGADVALADPMADAQAIVTKYANKVSAWDGPTAGPKAQEGKTIVVLAGDLKNGGILGVTTGVEEAAATIGWEVKVIDGAGSIGGRTAAFGQAMALQPAGIIINGFDAVEQAPALEQAKAAGIPLVAWHAGPVIGPDEKTGLFANVSTDAMEVSKAAANWAFVDAKGKPGVVIFTDSTYAIAIAKADKMKAEIEALGGKVLEYVDTPISETSQRMPQLTTSLLQKYGDEWTHSLAINDLYFDFMGPSLAAAGKGGTDAPINVAAGDGSESAYQRIRAGQFQKVTVAEPLNLQGWQLVDELNRALAGEKWSGYLSPLHVVTADNVEFDGGPKNSFDPDNGYRHEYKKIWGKM; translated from the coding sequence ATGAAACGCAGGAATTTCATGACAGGCACGGTTGCGGCAATCGCACTGATGGGCGCCGATGTCGCGCTCGCCGATCCGATGGCCGATGCCCAGGCGATCGTCACCAAATACGCGAACAAGGTGAGCGCCTGGGACGGGCCAACGGCTGGCCCGAAGGCCCAGGAGGGCAAGACCATCGTCGTGCTCGCCGGCGACCTGAAGAACGGCGGCATCCTCGGGGTCACCACTGGCGTCGAAGAGGCTGCGGCGACGATCGGTTGGGAAGTGAAGGTGATCGACGGTGCCGGTTCGATTGGCGGTCGCACGGCGGCGTTCGGTCAGGCCATGGCGCTGCAGCCGGCCGGCATCATCATCAATGGCTTCGACGCCGTCGAGCAGGCGCCGGCGCTCGAACAGGCGAAAGCCGCCGGCATCCCACTTGTCGCCTGGCACGCCGGTCCGGTGATCGGCCCGGACGAGAAGACAGGGCTGTTCGCCAATGTCAGCACCGATGCGATGGAAGTCTCGAAGGCTGCCGCCAATTGGGCATTCGTCGACGCCAAGGGCAAGCCCGGCGTGGTCATCTTCACTGACTCGACCTATGCGATCGCCATCGCCAAGGCCGACAAGATGAAGGCTGAGATCGAGGCGCTCGGCGGCAAGGTGCTCGAATATGTCGACACGCCGATCTCGGAAACATCGCAGCGCATGCCGCAGCTGACCACCTCGCTCCTGCAGAAATACGGCGACGAGTGGACCCATTCGCTGGCGATCAACGACCTCTATTTTGACTTCATGGGACCGTCGCTCGCCGCCGCCGGCAAGGGCGGGACCGACGCGCCGATCAACGTCGCCGCCGGCGACGGCTCCGAATCCGCCTATCAGCGCATTCGCGCGGGGCAATTCCAGAAGGTGACCGTCGCCGAGCCGTTGAACCTGCAGGGCTGGCAACTGGTCGACGAACTGAACCGCGCGCTCGCCGGTGAGAAATGGTCTGGCTACCTCTCGCCGCTGCACGTGGTGACCGCCGATAATGTCGAGTTCGACGGCGGGCCGAAGAACAGCTTCGACCCGGATAACGGCTACCGCCACGAATACAAGAAGATCTGGGGCAAGATGTGA
- a CDS encoding LacI family DNA-binding transcriptional regulator, with protein MHNFRKPPTMADVARRTGVSPMTVSRAFKRDASVSQETREAVLRAAEELGYVFDSTASNLRSQRTDFIAVTIPSINNANFADTVRALSDGVSERGLQILLGYTNYDVQEEERLVEQLLRRKPEAIVVTGGKHTPRTRKLLTNAGIPVIETWDLPEEPIGHVVGFSNAQAVREMVDHFIGVGYRNIAFIGGDASRDTRGADRRAGFVAAMKDQGLDTSRLIAAGPPPISMREGANAMGQLLERFPDTDAVICVSDLSAFGALTECQRRGIAVPEKIAIGGFGDYEIGAICVPSLTTINAFAGEIGAKTAELILDVLDGKLADQGRVTIRPDLILRQSSL; from the coding sequence ATGCACAATTTCCGCAAACCCCCGACGATGGCGGATGTCGCGCGCCGAACCGGCGTTTCGCCGATGACGGTTTCCCGCGCCTTCAAGCGTGACGCCTCGGTCAGCCAGGAAACCCGTGAGGCGGTCCTGCGCGCAGCAGAGGAGCTCGGCTATGTCTTCGACAGCACCGCATCCAATCTGCGCTCGCAACGCACCGATTTCATCGCCGTGACGATCCCGTCGATCAACAATGCGAACTTCGCCGACACGGTCCGGGCGCTCTCCGATGGCGTCTCCGAGCGGGGCCTGCAGATCTTGCTCGGCTATACCAATTACGATGTCCAGGAGGAGGAGCGGCTCGTCGAGCAGCTCTTGCGGCGCAAACCCGAAGCGATCGTCGTCACGGGCGGGAAACATACGCCGCGCACGCGCAAGCTCCTGACGAATGCCGGCATTCCGGTCATCGAGACTTGGGATCTTCCGGAAGAACCGATCGGCCACGTCGTCGGCTTTTCCAACGCCCAAGCCGTGCGCGAGATGGTCGATCACTTCATTGGCGTCGGCTACCGCAACATTGCCTTCATCGGCGGCGACGCCTCCCGGGACACGCGCGGCGCTGACAGACGGGCGGGCTTCGTCGCGGCGATGAAGGATCAAGGCCTCGATACGTCGCGCCTGATCGCGGCGGGGCCGCCGCCGATCTCGATGCGGGAGGGCGCCAATGCGATGGGCCAACTCCTCGAGCGCTTTCCCGATACGGATGCGGTGATCTGCGTTTCCGATCTTTCCGCATTCGGGGCGCTCACCGAATGCCAGCGGCGCGGCATTGCGGTGCCCGAAAAAATCGCCATCGGCGGATTCGGGGACTATGAGATCGGCGCCATCTGCGTGCCGAGCCTGACGACGATCAATGCCTTCGCGGGCGAGATCGGCGCGAAAACGGCAGAACTGATCCTGGATGTGCTCGACGGCAAGCTCGCCGACCAGGGCCGGGTCACCATCCGCCCCGATCTGATCCTCAGGCAAAGCAGCCTCTGA
- a CDS encoding TRAP transporter large permease subunit, giving the protein MTLALFLSVLIISILAGLPVAFALLLAAMVLMLHLDLFSADVLAQSLINGVDSFPLLAVPFFLVAGEVMSQGGLSTRIVKLAMTLVGHRQGGLGYVAIVTSVLLAGLSGSAVADAAALVSILYPMMLKSGYPGARSLGLLAAGGIIAPVIPPSLPLIIIGVAGNISIAKLFLGGIAPGLMMGAALMVVWSMMMRNETVETTPKASASERLQALREGIWALLLPIIIIGGIRFGIFTPTEAAVVAAVYAIVVSALIYRELSLRSFFDILVSSARSTAMVMFLVGAAMVAAWLITVAQLPQQLAELLGPLVDHPRLLMAVIMIIVLLVGMVMDLSPTILILVPLFMPIVKLAGIDPVYFGLLFVINTSIGLITPPVGTVLNVVCGVGKKPMSAVVGGTMPFVIAYLVLLALFIAFPALITVPMRFFAG; this is encoded by the coding sequence ATGACGCTGGCGCTCTTCCTTTCCGTTCTCATCATCAGCATTCTTGCCGGTTTGCCGGTCGCCTTCGCGCTGCTTCTGGCGGCGATGGTGCTGATGCTGCATCTCGATCTCTTCAGCGCCGACGTTCTGGCGCAGTCGCTGATCAACGGCGTCGACAGTTTTCCGCTGCTCGCCGTGCCGTTCTTTCTCGTCGCCGGTGAAGTGATGTCGCAAGGCGGCCTCTCGACCCGGATCGTGAAACTGGCGATGACGCTTGTCGGCCATCGCCAGGGCGGTCTCGGCTATGTAGCCATCGTCACCTCGGTCTTGCTTGCTGGCCTCTCCGGCTCGGCGGTCGCGGACGCAGCTGCGCTCGTTTCGATCCTCTACCCGATGATGCTGAAATCCGGCTATCCGGGCGCGCGGTCGCTAGGGCTTCTCGCCGCCGGCGGGATTATCGCGCCGGTCATTCCGCCGTCCTTGCCGCTCATCATCATCGGTGTCGCGGGCAATATCTCGATCGCAAAGCTCTTTCTCGGCGGCATCGCGCCGGGGCTGATGATGGGCGCGGCGCTGATGGTCGTCTGGTCCATGATGATGCGCAACGAGACGGTGGAAACCACGCCCAAGGCAAGCGCAAGCGAGCGGCTTCAGGCTTTGCGCGAAGGCATCTGGGCGCTGCTGCTTCCGATCATCATCATCGGCGGCATCCGCTTCGGCATCTTCACTCCGACCGAGGCCGCCGTGGTCGCGGCCGTCTATGCGATCGTCGTATCCGCCCTCATCTATCGCGAACTCAGCCTGCGCAGCTTCTTCGACATCCTCGTCAGCAGCGCGCGCTCGACGGCGATGGTGATGTTCCTGGTCGGCGCGGCGATGGTCGCGGCATGGCTAATCACCGTGGCGCAGCTGCCGCAGCAACTGGCGGAACTTCTCGGGCCGCTCGTCGACCATCCGCGCCTGCTTATGGCCGTGATCATGATCATCGTGCTCCTTGTCGGCATGGTCATGGACCTGAGCCCGACGATCCTGATCCTGGTGCCGCTCTTCATGCCGATCGTCAAGCTCGCCGGCATCGACCCGGTCTATTTCGGGCTGCTGTTCGTCATCAATACATCGATCGGTCTGATCACGCCGCCGGTCGGCACTGTGCTGAACGTCGTCTGCGGCGTGGGGAAAAAGCCAATGAGTGCCGTCGTTGGCGGAACCATGCCCTTCGTCATCGCCTATCTCGTGCTTCTGGCACTGTTCATCGCCTTCCCGGCCTTGATCACCGTGCCCATGCGTTTCTTTGCAGGCTAA
- a CDS encoding sugar ABC transporter ATP-binding protein, with translation MVGEKLLEFHSITKIFGGTRALSEVSLDLEAGEILALLGENGAGKSTLIKTLAGIHRPDGGEIRFRGELYVNQPPKPNRRQPVAFIHQDLGLIEWMTVAENVGLAQGFSMTSRLIDWQQTEDRAREALRLVGCDFDPSTRVHDLTRTEKSLVAIARALAVEADVLVLDEPTASLPADEVERLFEAIRPLKARGVAMIYVSHRLDEIFRIADRVVVLRDGRLVGQKPVRETTPEELIEMIVGRKADQLFLKAECAPGEAVVSVRNLACGGAGPVSFDVLKGELLGLVGLRGAGQELVGRALFGCEPFAGNVTLAGVRPDLSSPVAAMRSGIGLIARDRTEESVAMSLSLRENTFLNPQATGRRLLSFLSPSREAEMAHAIGERVGLRPNDQSLPIEALSGGNQQKVVVGRWLATGRRLLIAEDPTAGVDVGAKAEIYRLIARAIEAGLAVIVVSTDFEEIAHICHRALVFSRGRILRELRGADLTTSAVIAAASASEAA, from the coding sequence GTGGTTGGTGAAAAGCTTCTGGAGTTTCACTCCATCACAAAAATCTTTGGCGGCACGCGGGCTCTATCCGAGGTGTCGCTCGATCTGGAAGCCGGCGAAATCCTTGCGCTTCTCGGAGAGAACGGCGCGGGCAAGTCGACGCTGATCAAAACGCTTGCCGGCATCCACCGGCCCGATGGCGGAGAGATCCGGTTTCGCGGCGAACTCTACGTCAATCAGCCGCCGAAGCCAAACAGGCGCCAGCCGGTCGCATTCATTCATCAGGACCTCGGCCTGATCGAGTGGATGACCGTCGCGGAGAATGTCGGCCTGGCGCAGGGCTTCTCGATGACGTCGCGCCTGATCGACTGGCAACAAACGGAGGACCGGGCCCGCGAGGCGCTGCGACTCGTCGGCTGCGACTTCGATCCCTCCACTCGCGTTCACGACCTGACGCGCACGGAGAAATCCCTGGTGGCGATTGCGCGAGCTTTGGCCGTGGAGGCGGATGTGCTGGTGCTGGACGAACCGACGGCGAGCCTTCCGGCCGACGAGGTGGAGCGCCTGTTCGAAGCCATCCGGCCGCTCAAAGCGCGTGGCGTTGCGATGATCTATGTCTCGCATCGCCTCGATGAGATCTTCAGGATCGCCGACCGCGTTGTAGTCCTGCGCGACGGCCGCCTCGTTGGGCAGAAACCAGTCCGAGAGACGACACCGGAGGAATTGATCGAAATGATCGTCGGGCGAAAGGCCGACCAGCTTTTCCTGAAGGCGGAATGCGCGCCGGGCGAGGCGGTCGTCAGCGTCCGCAACCTCGCATGCGGGGGCGCCGGGCCCGTTTCCTTCGACGTGTTAAAGGGCGAGTTGCTCGGCCTCGTCGGTCTGCGCGGCGCGGGGCAGGAACTGGTCGGCCGTGCCCTGTTCGGGTGCGAACCCTTTGCGGGCAACGTCACGCTCGCGGGTGTCCGCCCCGATCTCTCGAGCCCGGTTGCCGCCATGCGCTCGGGCATCGGCCTGATTGCCAGGGATCGCACCGAGGAATCGGTCGCCATGTCGCTTTCGCTGCGGGAGAACACCTTCCTCAATCCGCAAGCAACCGGCCGCAGGCTGCTTTCCTTCCTCTCCCCCTCCCGAGAAGCGGAGATGGCCCATGCCATCGGGGAGCGGGTCGGACTGAGGCCGAACGACCAGAGCCTGCCGATCGAGGCGCTTTCCGGCGGCAACCAGCAGAAGGTCGTGGTCGGAAGATGGCTGGCGACCGGCCGCCGTCTGCTCATTGCCGAGGATCCGACGGCCGGCGTCGATGTCGGCGCAAAGGCGGAGATCTACCGGTTGATCGCCCGCGCGATCGAAGCTGGCCTCGCGGTCATCGTCGTATCGACGGATTTCGAGGAAATCGCCCATATCTGCCATCGCGCCCTTGTCTTTTCACGCGGACGCATCCTCCGCGAGTTGCGGGGGGCCGACCTGACGACTTCGGCGGTGATCGCCGCCGCTTCGGCCTCCGAAGCCGCTTGA
- a CDS encoding TRAP transporter small permease, whose product MGRLVSILWGWIDAIMATLLAAMIALVFANVVLRYGFSSGIRSSVELSRLGFVWVVMFGAAVALRRGEHLAVTEFSAAFLPRAVPVLQRLCWLVILVAVGMLFWGAARQTLANWHNISPLTGLPTGLMYLSGAISGGLMAAIAIARLIHPAETKTDTGGEGR is encoded by the coding sequence ATGGGACGACTCGTGTCGATCCTGTGGGGGTGGATCGATGCGATCATGGCAACGTTGCTTGCCGCCATGATCGCGCTGGTCTTTGCCAATGTCGTATTGAGATATGGATTCTCGTCGGGAATTCGCAGTTCCGTCGAGTTGTCGCGGCTCGGTTTCGTCTGGGTGGTGATGTTCGGCGCAGCCGTGGCGCTGCGGCGGGGCGAGCACCTGGCGGTGACGGAGTTTTCGGCAGCTTTCTTGCCGCGCGCCGTCCCAGTGTTGCAGCGGCTTTGCTGGCTCGTCATCCTCGTGGCGGTCGGGATGCTTTTCTGGGGTGCGGCCCGCCAGACCCTCGCCAACTGGCATAATATTTCGCCGCTCACCGGATTGCCGACGGGGTTGATGTATTTGTCCGGCGCCATATCGGGTGGGCTGATGGCCGCCATCGCAATCGCGCGCCTGATCCATCCGGCTGAAACAAAGACCGACACCGGTGGAGAGGGACGATGA
- a CDS encoding DctP family TRAP transporter solute-binding subunit, which produces MNTLMKTVSLAAALTLSAVPALAETVLKLAHAAPETDLQQTMSIYFKEQVEARSGGSITVNVFPHGQLGNDAQMIDGARSGIVDIAISGLNNFTGLIPEAGAFELPFMFPSRDLAYNVLDGEIGQGVAAKFEPVGLKLLGFPENGYRNITNNRGPVRTPEDLDGLQMRVNNSKALNDMFALLGANPQQLPVAELYTALETGVVDAQDHPIGIVVSFKFNEVQKYLSLTQHAYSALAMVMNNEKLKGLSDAEQKIIMEVAAEAVAKQRELSLAKEEEMIAQLESEGMSVNRDVDAAAFQAAVKPVWEGFIDENGDALVNAIVSASK; this is translated from the coding sequence ATGAATACACTGATGAAAACAGTTAGTCTTGCGGCGGCTCTGACGCTTTCCGCCGTCCCAGCCTTGGCGGAGACCGTGCTCAAGCTTGCCCACGCGGCGCCGGAGACGGACCTCCAGCAGACGATGTCGATCTACTTCAAAGAACAGGTCGAGGCACGCTCGGGCGGTTCGATCACGGTGAACGTCTTCCCGCACGGCCAGCTCGGAAACGATGCCCAGATGATCGACGGCGCCCGCTCCGGCATTGTCGACATCGCGATCTCGGGGCTCAACAACTTCACCGGCCTCATCCCCGAGGCCGGCGCCTTCGAGCTGCCCTTCATGTTCCCCTCCCGCGACCTCGCCTACAACGTCCTCGACGGCGAAATCGGGCAAGGTGTTGCCGCCAAGTTCGAACCGGTCGGTCTCAAGCTGCTTGGCTTCCCCGAAAACGGCTATCGGAACATCACGAACAACCGCGGGCCGGTTCGCACACCGGAAGATCTCGACGGGCTGCAGATGCGCGTGAATAATTCCAAAGCGCTCAATGACATGTTCGCGCTTCTTGGAGCAAATCCGCAGCAGCTTCCCGTAGCGGAACTCTACACGGCGCTAGAGACCGGCGTGGTCGATGCCCAGGATCATCCGATCGGCATCGTCGTCTCGTTCAAGTTCAACGAGGTGCAGAAATATCTGTCGCTCACGCAGCACGCCTATTCGGCGCTCGCTATGGTGATGAACAATGAAAAGTTGAAGGGCCTCAGCGATGCGGAGCAGAAAATCATCATGGAGGTCGCGGCCGAGGCCGTCGCCAAGCAGCGTGAATTGAGCCTCGCCAAGGAGGAGGAGATGATTGCGCAACTGGAATCCGAAGGCATGAGCGTCAACCGCGATGTCGACGCTGCAGCCTTCCAGGCTGCCGTGAAACCGGTCTGGGAAGGCTTCATCGACGAGAACGGCGACGCTCTCGTCAACGCGATCGTTTCCGCCTCGAAGTGA
- a CDS encoding ABC transporter permease → MQSIESTALEPTRGELAGLSLLQKLLRFLPAYGLVVLTLFLIILFSILLPQTFPTVLNLRSIISDKAIIAMLSLAAMIPMAAGRIDLTVGYGIVLWHILAISLQTMFGVPWPLAVAIVLTLGALSGFLNGLLVEVARIDSFIATLGTGTILYALALWHTGGRQVVGVLPDGFYALNGTMVLGLPITGLYVLLLAFALWLVLEYLPVGRYVYAIGANPKAAALNGIPVRRFVIAAFVSSGTLTALAGILLASKLRIGQASVGLEYLLPALVGAFLGSTTIKPGRVNVWGTMIGVIILAVGISGIQQIGGSFFVEPLFNGVTLLVAIGIAGYAQRRRGVVARKAPALVTPEPTGKK, encoded by the coding sequence ATGCAGTCGATCGAATCCACCGCGCTTGAACCGACCCGAGGCGAACTGGCGGGACTGAGCCTGCTTCAGAAGCTCCTGCGCTTTCTGCCGGCCTATGGGCTCGTGGTCCTGACGCTCTTCCTGATCATCCTCTTCTCGATCCTGTTGCCCCAGACCTTTCCGACCGTGCTCAATCTGCGCTCGATCATCTCCGATAAGGCGATCATCGCAATGCTGTCGCTGGCTGCGATGATCCCGATGGCAGCTGGTCGCATCGACCTGACCGTCGGCTACGGCATCGTGCTTTGGCATATCCTGGCGATCAGCCTGCAGACGATGTTCGGCGTGCCCTGGCCTCTGGCGGTGGCGATCGTACTGACGCTCGGTGCGCTTTCCGGCTTCTTGAATGGACTGCTCGTCGAAGTGGCGCGGATCGATTCCTTCATCGCCACGCTCGGCACAGGCACAATTCTTTATGCGCTGGCGCTCTGGCATACCGGCGGGCGGCAGGTTGTCGGCGTCCTGCCGGACGGCTTCTATGCGCTGAACGGAACCATGGTCCTCGGCTTGCCGATCACCGGTCTCTACGTATTGCTCCTCGCTTTCGCGCTTTGGCTCGTGCTCGAATATCTGCCGGTCGGCCGCTACGTCTATGCGATCGGCGCAAACCCGAAGGCCGCGGCACTCAACGGCATTCCGGTTCGCCGCTTCGTCATCGCGGCCTTCGTGTCCTCGGGAACGCTGACGGCACTTGCCGGCATTCTACTCGCCTCGAAGCTCCGGATCGGTCAGGCAAGCGTCGGTCTCGAGTACCTGCTGCCGGCCCTCGTCGGCGCCTTCCTCGGCTCGACCACGATCAAGCCCGGCCGCGTCAATGTCTGGGGCACGATGATCGGCGTGATCATCCTGGCGGTCGGCATATCCGGCATCCAGCAAATCGGCGGCTCGTTCTTTGTCGAACCGCTCTTCAATGGCGTTACGCTGCTCGTCGCGATCGGCATTGCCGGCTACGCCCAACGCAGGAGGGGGGTAGTCGCCCGCAAGGCACCGGCGCTGGTGACCCCGGAACCTACCGGGAAGAAGTGA
- a CDS encoding Wzz/FepE/Etk N-terminal domain-containing protein, producing MLERQWSVAANQRDLHGSEQDSEFIGIADIISFIRQRIVLIMTFPLLGLLIAAFYVATTDSVFTARTQILIEPKIPQLLQQQSSEINLSLDTSQVETQLAVIRSEKIALMVIDELDLIDNPKFKHMNSPSIRERFDRLLRVMGDATASGEAAPDEPLQPPLAPAERALETRDPIPKLSEFERRRRVVETFQASLAVQRVGVSYAIDITFKYVDPELAAEIANATAAAFVREQLETRAAAAREGVAWLEKRIEEVRTQMNLATQMTQEFRAKHDYRVGRQLGAAIVDGEVVASGEGEGVTRGGPTLEELEVTADTYRKMYESLLAAFTSSVNQQPYLIADARVITPATRPLVASHPREKLVLALGGLAGLMAGVGIAFARHTLDRTIRTPHQIRDELGLECIGELPPVGWLRSYGRLDDVLRRPASLFSRNLRSAKAAIGLAESAHRLRCIGITSATPGDGKSTVASNLAALYATSGVRTLVIDADGAHSTLTKRLPNSPAPTGEEDHSAEQIEGQIMRVPGMPFDLLPSAASDAQRLLIASNMKAAIQQLESYEVIIVDLPPFTSGLHGMAAASVLDGILIVAEWAKTPVDLAAELSRILQVTKASVIGVIMTKVRRLSTRQYRKRAAQTAY from the coding sequence ATGCTAGAACGTCAGTGGTCGGTTGCGGCAAACCAACGCGATTTGCATGGATCGGAACAGGACTCCGAGTTCATCGGCATTGCCGACATCATTTCGTTCATCCGGCAGCGCATCGTTCTGATCATGACGTTTCCGTTGCTCGGGCTGCTCATCGCGGCATTTTACGTTGCCACTACGGATTCGGTCTTCACGGCGCGGACCCAGATCCTCATTGAACCCAAGATTCCCCAATTGCTGCAACAGCAATCGAGCGAGATCAACCTCTCGCTCGACACCTCCCAGGTCGAAACCCAGCTTGCAGTAATCAGGTCGGAAAAGATTGCTTTGATGGTGATCGACGAATTGGACCTTATAGACAATCCGAAATTCAAGCACATGAACAGCCCGAGCATTCGCGAACGCTTCGATCGGCTGTTGAGGGTGATGGGCGATGCGACCGCCTCCGGGGAAGCTGCGCCAGATGAGCCGCTGCAGCCGCCCCTTGCCCCTGCCGAAAGGGCCCTGGAAACAAGGGACCCAATCCCAAAGCTTTCGGAATTCGAGCGCAGGCGCCGTGTCGTTGAAACGTTCCAGGCGAGCCTGGCTGTCCAGCGTGTCGGCGTCTCTTACGCGATTGACATCACCTTCAAATATGTCGACCCGGAGCTGGCGGCCGAGATCGCCAACGCCACGGCTGCGGCGTTCGTTCGCGAACAACTGGAGACAAGAGCCGCGGCCGCCCGCGAAGGCGTGGCATGGCTGGAGAAACGCATTGAGGAAGTGCGTACACAAATGAATCTGGCGACGCAGATGACCCAGGAGTTTCGCGCCAAGCACGACTACCGCGTCGGTCGCCAATTGGGCGCAGCGATCGTCGACGGCGAAGTCGTGGCGTCGGGGGAAGGGGAGGGCGTCACACGAGGCGGCCCGACCCTCGAGGAGCTCGAGGTTACCGCGGACACGTATCGCAAAATGTATGAAAGCCTCTTGGCAGCCTTCACGAGTTCCGTGAACCAGCAACCTTACCTGATCGCCGACGCGCGCGTCATAACGCCGGCCACGCGACCGCTCGTCGCCAGCCATCCACGGGAAAAGCTCGTACTTGCCTTGGGCGGTCTGGCGGGACTGATGGCTGGTGTCGGCATTGCTTTTGCACGCCACACACTTGATCGGACGATACGGACACCACACCAGATCAGGGACGAACTGGGCCTCGAATGCATCGGGGAACTACCGCCGGTGGGCTGGCTACGAAGCTATGGACGACTGGATGACGTATTGAGACGTCCGGCGTCTCTCTTCAGCCGAAATCTCAGAAGCGCGAAGGCCGCGATCGGACTTGCCGAGAGCGCGCATCGGCTGCGATGTATCGGCATCACCTCGGCCACCCCGGGGGACGGCAAAAGCACGGTTGCGAGCAATCTCGCGGCTCTCTATGCGACGTCCGGTGTGCGCACTCTCGTTATCGATGCCGATGGAGCCCACTCTACCCTGACCAAGCGCCTCCCGAACTCCCCCGCGCCCACTGGAGAAGAGGACCATAGTGCCGAGCAGATAGAAGGGCAAATCATGCGCGTACCGGGGATGCCGTTCGATCTCCTACCAAGCGCAGCATCGGACGCGCAGCGCCTGCTCATAGCCAGCAATATGAAGGCTGCGATCCAGCAGCTTGAGAGCTACGAAGTGATCATTGTCGACCTGCCACCCTTCACCTCCGGACTACATGGTATGGCGGCAGCTTCCGTACTCGACGGCATCCTCATCGTTGCGGAATGGGCAAAGACGCCCGTCGATCTCGCAGCCGAACTGTCGCGGATCCTGCAGGTCACGAAGGCCTCGGTGATCGGAGTGATCATGACGAAGGTCCGCCGCTTGTCGACACGACAATATCGCAAACGAGCAGCACAAACTGCGTACTGA